A single Anopheles arabiensis isolate DONGOLA chromosome 2, AaraD3, whole genome shotgun sequence DNA region contains:
- the LOC120894117 gene encoding mucin-19-like, which yields MTTTSITAVAARSTVGSSTAAVASTSSSASTSSSVSVSSYTAPSAASAASTFISTSSSSCSSSGAATIQVAAPPPPPLATSLTLASGTRTAILVAPAAITEVEVETEEQEDSTQPPRTRLSRRRIRRVVAGTGEASDTDGGPLVGGAAGGGAPEEGNLVTDPGGSEGSAAATVIAATAAAAGDIIGCCSGNISSAITITNSGVAVAAAGNSVESKDGPMMMCTTAGGSGGGGGAAAIALALNQQQPTNMSAAAAAALMAEYIKSDVVGVTFPLPVVTTTQPSPPIGSGGSAGEGSSSHKQLVAASLKLQSQSQPLQPCDLRMLTPATYLREFASAVKPESFAVAAATAIKLAASANTGSASTAAALPMPMFKGISMTTPPPQPAMAMPSPIVGGTYSCTRCGNSYARPHSLNRHIRFECGVEPKFECPVCHKKSKHKHNLVLHMRTHQHR from the exons atgacgacgacgtcgATCACCGCAGTAGCAGCGCGGTCCACCGTCGGATCCAGCACTGCCGCCGTTGCTTCCACCTCGTCGTCGGCGTCGACGTCCTCTTCGGTCTCCGTTTCGTCGTACACTGCTCCTTCCGCCGCCTCCGCCGCTTCCACCTTCATCAGTACCTCCTCTtcttcctgctcctcctccggCGCTGCCACAATACAGGTAGcagcaccgccgccgccgccgctcgcAACGTCACTTACGCTCGCTTCCGGTACAAGAACTGCCATCCTTGTCGCGCCCGCCGCGATCACCGAGGTGGAGGTCGAGACGGAAGAGCAGGAGGACTCCACGCAACCTCCCCGGACGCGACTGTCTCGCAGGCGCATCCGCCGTGTGGTTGCGGGCACGG GTGAGGCGAGCGACACTGATGGAGGCCCATTGGTCGGTGGTGCTGCCGGAGGAGGAGCGCCAGAAGAAGGCAATCTCGTAACCGATCCCGGCGGTAGCGAGGGTAGTGCGGCGGCCACTGTCATAGCCGCCACCGCTGCAGCCGCCGGTGACATCATCGGGTGTTGCagtggcaacatcagcagtGCCATCACCATTACTAACAGTGGCGTGGCAGTGGCGGCAGCAGGCAATAGTGTTGAGAGCAAAGACGGACCGATGATGATGTGCACGACTGCTGGTGgtagtggcggtggtggcggcg CCGCAGCCATAGCCCTGGCCctgaaccagcagcagccgaccAACATGTCGGCGGCTGCAGCCGCCGCCTTGATGGCCGAATACATCAAGAGCGATGTAGTGGGGGTCACGTTCCCTTTACCTGTTGTTACTACTACCCAGCCGTCGCCACCGATCGGTAGCGGCGGCAGTGCCGGGGAAGGATCCTCCTCCCACAAGCAGCTCGTGGCAGCCTCGCTGAAGCTGCAATCTCAATCCCAACCATTG CAACCGTGCGATCTGCGGATGCTAACGCCGGCGACGTACCTGCGGGAATTTGCCAGCGCGGTGAAGCCGGAATCGTTCGCGGTTGCCGCCGCCACAGCGATCAAGCTCGCCGCGTCGGCCAACACGGGCAGCGCCAGTACGGCGGCCGCGCTGCCAATGCCCATGTTCAAGGGTATCAGCATGACGACACCGCCGCCCCAGCCGGCAATGGCGATGCCTTCGCCGATCGTCGGCGGCACGTACTCCTGCACACGGTGCGGCAACTCGTACGCCCGCCCGCACAGCCTCAACCGGCACATCCGGTTCGAGTGTGGCGTCGAGCCGAAGTTCGAATGTCCCGTGTGTCACAAAAAGTCGAAGCACAAGCACAACCTGGTGCTGCACATGCGCACCCATCAGCATCGATGA